The Cryptomeria japonica chromosome 6, Sugi_1.0, whole genome shotgun sequence genomic interval ggtcttatgtgttgagtcgacctcgaggtcaaggttgatgagttgtataaataggtgttgtaTTCATGTAAGTGGTAGGTTTGTGAGTGTctgagagtattgtatgtgtgaacaagcgaaTCTATCATTCAATAGTGTGACAAAGCAaagaagtgttgttgtgcagacagtgtgtttaactggaactgtaatcaggcaatAGGAGATGCTATTCATGTAATTCGGAttattgtctgatctttgtaaggcagtgagccttcccaaggttatagccctttgttgttttgagcagtgaactctaggcagtatgtctgaatgcatgtgcattccccattgtaatatttacacatactactgcaaagtatcatcatattgtgggtaggttcccatcgtagtttttcccttaactgagttttccacgtcaaaaatctatgtgttatgtgtgttgttaatgcgctgattatttttgttattgttgttcatgATCAAATCTAAAGTCAAGattaatttggttaagtttggtgaaaactgattcaccccctctctccctccccaattGCATCAGCAAACCAACTTCACAATTATAACACAAGACTTGGACAACATAGGTGCAATGAACTTAAGACGACATAATTGACAATTCTCTTATGACTGTTGCACTTAGAAATATAATCAAAGTAATAAAGTTAAACATTCAATCCAAGAATCAAGAATGCAAATTTGAACACTACAAAAAAACAAATCGAAATACAAAATATCACAAACGAATTTCACACAAGAATATACCACTCATTATCTCATCACTACATGCAAGACACTCAAATCAAAATAGATACGCCCTAATCAAAGTGGATCCAAGACAAAGTAAAAGAAGGGGCACGGGTATGCAATTTCCCCAGCTTTTACAAAACAAAGGCATTGTTACACGTGCATTATTCCTATTCTATATGTAGAAAGATCTTTTGGGAAGATTTCAGCACAACCAGTACTATAAAATTAACCTGCACGACCAATCGTACAAGCATACGAAAGATCCCCAGCTGTCAAATTATAATTGGCCTTTCCAAAGTATCTGGTATCCCGTGTGCAtgaaaaattaagggactaaatttgACGCCCAACTGGAAAAAGTGACGGGTCATCATTCAACATCATCCGTCAAATTACCGGAGGACTCGGTTAGAAAGCAAGTTTCAATTGTACCCGTCGTTGAGAAATTTCGGACGGTCTACAAAATTTGACCGGATCAAGATATACGTTtgggtcatacggccgtcaaattcgGTTTGAAGTTGACGGGTTCTCGAAAAACTTAACCATTCCTTGCTTTTTAAAGTGGAGAAAATCTTTTTCGATTTATTTGCTTGTACGGGTGGAGTGTAAGGAGATAAATAAAAAATTGGGGTTTGCTCGGACAGCACGCCGTTTGAAAGGTTCCGTCCATTAAATAGGGCACTTTTCAGTGACAGTGACGCAAAAATGTCATATCTCAGTCCCGTCGGCAGCACAATTAAGACGAGATGTTTCTTCTGTGGTGTCACACATGATGCGTTTCGCGCTTCTCTCCACGCCAGGGTTTGACTGAGATCAGGTAGTAAAGTTTTATATGAAGATATCTTTGCTTTAATATTATAATGGAAGATGTTTCTAATGGATTGACGTGCGGTAACCGAATCCGGGAAAAAGTAGGTCTGGACAGTGACCATGTCGCTTGACAATGGCGGTTCAAGTTTTACTGGTAATTTAGGTAAGTATCAATTTATCATGGTGTTCAGATTATTGATATTTTTAGAAGAATGTTTTAGATATGTTTTGGATCAGAGTTTATAATTTAGGGGTTTTTTTTCGTAGGGAGGGGTTTTAGGACAATTaatttgggattttttatttttaagaatttGAAAGTAATTACAAGGAGTGGATTCAATTATTGTACAGCTGTGTATTTTGGAAGAAATTTGAATGTAATTTTAAGGTGTAGattcaattgttttttatattaaaagcagccaaaataAGGGGGCTGACTCGGGAACAAAGAAACAGTTGTGTAGATTCAATTGTTGTACAATTGTGTTTTTAACTCTTATTTATTGTGTTCGGGGCATAACAATTATGTTTTTGACTTTATCTATTTGTGAAGTTAAAAGATTGATAATAGTTATGTTTTTATTGGAGACAGACAAAAAAATACTATTTTCACAAGTCACCTCAAAGAAACAGCTAACAATAATGCAGACACCTTAATGAAACAAGTAAACATATTGACAGAAGGCATGCGATAATAGATAAACAACTCAAAGAAACAACTAAACATGTATAGTGACAGAAGGCACGCATGCAATGATACTGTGTTTTTGAGTTACTCTTTTTTGGATGTTTCAAATAATTCAATGAATATGTAGCTAATATAACTTTATCATTCTTGACCTAAACCTCAAACAATGGATTTGAATTTAACACAAAATTGACTTAccatttgaaattttcaaatatgtaaaatTAACTCTATAACAATAACGATTTCTGCCCTAACAATTTGTCATTACATACATGCACAAAGTCAAATACAATAAATTTTTCATGACTTAATAGTAACCTTTCTTTTATTTACATTGTATCTTTCTCAAAAATTCCTTTCATTTGAATATTTTTAAAGCATAATCTAATCTAACATTTAAGAGTTAAATTTTGATAGATAAAATTTAAGATAAATAGTTATTACTTTTTGATATGTATGAAATATAAAATTACTATTAACTATTATTGAATTTAATAATATTTAAGAACACTTTAATCTCGTACACTACAAACTTAACATACCTTTAGTCTCGTACACTACAAACTTAACATACCTACACACCAAACCCGAACATAATAatctataaaataaaattaaacatctcTATGCTTTCATTTCTCTTTCATGAATAAACTTCCCAATAACTGTCCTCCATAGACCTAAAGATGCCTTCTTTCTATTAATTATGAGTTTCTGCTTTTGACATTCTTTATAAACCTTTAAAATGGACCTCTTTCTGTTATTAATGATTTTCTATTTTAATACTTCTACTCTTCGATCTGGTGGTATACTTTAAATTATCTTGCTCACCATCCTTAAGCTTACAAGGACCCCTCCAACCCCCACCATTTTATTCACCTCCCCTTTTTTTATTAGATTGGCCCAAGTCGCACCAGGTCACAATTACCATTTTTAACTTTATTGTGTCTTCACAAGCTGCTTCAAAATCTCGAGTCCAGTCGATTTTAGAGAGTACTTGTTTGTCTTTAATGGGTCATTGGGTAGTAAGGTGAGCTGCCCGGGAGTTGGACCCATCAATAAGCCTAGAGAGATCCATGGTGAGTCACATCCAAAATGCTCGATGATGTGCTTAACATTGGGTGAGTGGTTCCACCCCATGTCACCGACAGGCCTGTGATTATTGAAAATATATCAGTCATttaataagattttaaatataTCCATGCTATCCAATCTGTCATAAATTGTTATATTGTTGGATGCGGGGATTAAGATAAGAAATGCACATCGGTTAACACCGTCGGTTGAACATGCCCTGTAACCAAAGTTGATGAATCTCCAATAGCAAAGAGGatcaaggctaaataaaataataACCAACCACAGACAGAATTATAGAAACAAGGAGGAAGGATACTTCGATGTCTCCCCTTGAGTTTCATGTTATTTAATGCATCACATGGGGACCAGATCTGCATTGTTGTTATTTGACAGTCTGGTGTTCTTCACCAACAAATGGCATTATTGGGAGGGCCACCCCATTCAATGTTTGATTAAAAAATGCCATACATACCCACTTCGGAGGTAGTTTAATAGGAGCTTGTGGCCAATTAGTGCAGGCTATTGTGTTGTAGGGCTTATCCGTTTATTGTTAAAAGGCTTATAGAGAGTAATTTATACACCGTTCATTTCATAGGCTccaagacaaaaataaataaatagttttgGTAAAAAGGACTAACATATTAGGAGATTTTAAAAGTTCATTCTACTATTTCGAAAACTAGGTGTTTGCACATGAAATCCAGCTCTGGCAAAAAGATATAGGCCCACATTGCCTTGAAAGCCTACAGCCAATTTGCAATAAAATCCATGTGTGATAACACCAACACAACtaagagaaaacaacaaaaacttTAATTCTGCCTAGCAATATTTACCCTCccttcatttctattttttttattgagGTCCTCAGGTCCTCATTCAATCATAGAATGAAGAGCACAGCCAATTCATCACAAAAATATTTTTCCCATTCCCAAAAACTTGTGGCAGCAAACATCAACCACGTAAAACACCAGGTTTAAGAATAGCTTTTACTATTTTCTATCACACAACTGATTCATCAACATCCAATTCAATCCGATGCCTAGCAGAGTAAACATTCAAAAGAAACAACCTGTAAAATTATTTTGAAACGTCTTTATTTCCTTTATCCATGAAGGCCAGCTAAATCATGAACAAGAACCGGCTAACCCACCATGCTGATCTAAAACATTTTGTGGCACCAGTCATAAGAGTGAAACCCTAAGAAGAGTAGGGAAGCATAAAAATCAACAATAAAGTTTACTACTAAAAAGAGTATGAGATAGATATTTAAATCATTGATTAATCATCATTGTCATAAAGTTAAATCATTGGTTAGTTATCATTGTTATAAAAATACAGATCTCAGGTCCTCCTGTAACTGAATCAGCCAGATTACAGGGGAGAATTTGAAACATGTCATCAGCATTCACACAGTTTTCAATTGTAAGGATATAGTATATAGCTAAAACCCCCAATTGTTATTATCATTTATAATTCCCTTTCTAAAAACTTGATTCAGATTCGAACTTTGCAATCTTTCCTAACAGGAAATTCAAATAGATTTTCAAGGCACTTTCATCGTTACTGAAATTTATTGGAATAATATTCCTCCAGTATTCTATTTGTAAGCAACACTAGAAGCCAATTATTCATGCTACAAGGCATGAACTAAACAACACAGACTGTCTTCTCAACCAAGCAGACAAATGAATGATAAGTCAGATGCTTTCACATAAATCTCTCAAGCCTACATGCTATCACCCCCTGCACACTTGCTAGCTACATCATTCTCAAAAATCAGTATTTTCATCAAAGATAATTTTAATGTTGCAAAAGGAAAAATAGTAGACTCTAAATCACCAGCAGCATGAGCCCTTTCAGAAGATTGGCATCAGTTATACTACATAAATCCATTACAACCTTTACATGCAATACCACACATATAACGACACACTTCACACTGCATACAGATACATATAGAGTTCTATCAAACTGATAGCTCAGTCAAATAAACTAGTAGGTCTTTAACGTTCAGCCAAGCCTAGAAGGCAATGTAGCAGTAAGTTCCACAAAACGTGACTGATGTCGTTCAGTGGATGAACATAAAATTCATCTCAACAAACCACATATAATAATTAAGCAGTCAAGTTCAGAACTGCAAAGAGTTTTTGAGAGTTACTACATCTCTCTCTCATAACATGTTGAAAATGATGATACACTTCAATCCTACACCAGATATCAAAATAGAAATAGCTCCTTCAATGGTGAACTGGAATTCCCATAATCTCCACCTTCAATGAAACCATTCCTCTCCCTGAAGGAACTAGAATGATACACTGGAGATGTGCAGATGCAGAATCTGCCCTACAGAATTGTCTTATCAAACAAAGCATTTCACTTCCTACCTAAACAAGAAAATAGACACACTGCCCTAATTTTATAACCTCCCTGATAACTTCAATTTCGAACTAAACATGACCTGCTTCTTGATCTGTGCATTCCATGTCACAATATCCATGTCTTCCGTTCAGTTTCACAAAAGGTAGCTTTCAATGGTACAACTTCCCAAGCCACTCTAGCTGACAGTGACCATTTGGGTGGGCAAACCTTAATGCCCAATATATATATAAGTCTCAGATATTCAAACATATGCATAGCATATTTCCTATAGCATCCCCAATCTCCAATCTCAACCCAAGTCATCCCCCACAACAACCAGATAGCAGGTCATGCACAAGATCTAGTTCCTGTTTTTGCATTTCTCCATGGCCCTAGGAGCTGCATGCAACATGAAAGTAATTTTTAAGCTAAAACTTCCACAGGTAAATAAACTACATGAATGCTAAACAGCTAAAAAAAGATTCAGAACAGCATAGGTAAATATTAGTCTTGCTACTGACGATAAAAGAATAATTCTAGTACCTAGGCCAATTGCTTCTGATCCCTTCATGATGCGTAACCTTTTGCAAGAATCGATAAACATCCTGCAGTAAACAGCCAAGTCAGCAAAATGTTATATAAGCTATCCGTGACTCCTGAACCACAGAGATGAAAGAACGCAATTTTTTAACCAATACTCAGAATGAACGAATCTTTGGTCCTTCTCTAAAGATAAGACATGTTGTGTAACATGAAATGGGTGAATAATTTTTCTCCTTAGATTTCGTGTTTAGCACAACGGAATAATATCTATTCCACTGAGATTGTTGATGATGGAAATTGGGGAAATAATTGAACTTCGGAGAAATAAACATTTGATGAAGAACTCCAACTATACTTACTCCCATGGGACATCTCCGCAGAGCATCCAATCTCCATCTTTGTCCTCGTATGTAAGCACATATTCTGAACCATGAAGAAGATCCATCAACTTGCTCTCACTTAAACCATCCCTGCCTGGTACTCCATGAGATCCACACTGACCTGAAAATCATGATATAGACCATATTTAATTAAGACCCGAAAGTTATCATATTTACTATGGAAtgcaaaatattaaaatcaatatgaggAGAAACCCACCAATAGTGAAGCAACTGAACATCTTCTCCAATGCAGTGGACAACTCAAGGTAACAACTGTACAGTTTCAAATCTACTTTCCTCAGATAAGGAGCCCCATCCATGCTAACCTTAACATACAAAACACTTGATCCAGCCTTTCCTTCACTTTCATCAGTGGTCTTCGGATTAGCAGCCAGAGTATTCTTCCTGAAAGATCGAATTGGTGGCCAACCTACAACTTGAGCCCTGCCAAATAAAACCAATCCCAGTTCTTACAACAGCTCCCCGAAAAATCCAATTTTAGTCCACCAAAATTGGTCCCACGGCCCTCAAACCAACACACAATTTTGTTAGAAAGAAATTGGAACTGACTATTGGGTATGTCGGCCTTTAGTATAGAAAACTAGCCACACAAATTTGCTTGATAAGTAAGGGAATGGATAATTATGCTAGTCTTTGGCTACGCAGGGAACTAAAATGCAATAAGAACGCCAGAATTAAGCTACATGATAACACAGTTCCGGATATGTGAACAAGCGGATAAAATTCCCATACATAAACGTATATAGCCAATTGTGGCTCAAGTTAGTTCCCCAAATGATTATTAACATATTACTTACTTGGCAGCAGGAGCCATTCCTGGGTCATTTGCAGAAGACATCTGATTCTTATTCGATCCATGCTGAGGTTCAGTACGAGGCCTCTCTTGAGGCATCTTTGGCTGTGCTACATCTTTAACACCAATTGAAGCAGCCCCATCCTTGACAGATTTTCCATTAATGTTAGCTCCGGCAGGAGGCCTGGAAGACACGAATGGGCTCCCTGAGTGATCCAGGCCCCCTGTATGCCATGATGTGGGGCCTTTAGGAGTTCCAGGAGTAGAAACCATTTGTGGCAAAAACTTTCCCTGTGGATTTGCCTTTGGTAGTTCAACCTCAGATCCAGGCACAACTCCTCCTCCAACCGCTGAGGGGAACATCCACTTGCCCTCCACTGCGAACCCGCCATTGTTTCTAGCATCAGAAAAACAGTTCCTAGGCTCCATTGCTTCTGAGAAACCTCTCTTGGCACCAGTAACAATATTTTTCGTTGTAGGACTTATCATGTTCCTCGTTGCTCCAGAGGACTGCATACTGTACTTGTCCTGGCCATTCTTCTCTTCTGGGTTACCCTCCTTTGTAGAATGCTGCTGCTTCTCAATGGGGAACAGTTTCTTCTCCTCCACAGCTTCAGTCCTCATTTGCAGAGACCCCAACAGAGAAAGCTCAGTGGAAGAGTCCCTGGGAGGGGAGAGGGAACCAGGGAGACCTAGTCTCAACTCGGTTTCCTTGAGGTTCAGATTGTTCTCTTCCCCATCTTGGCAAGACACTACGGAGCTCTCCATGGACGATGAAACCTCTGACAGTCCAATATAATCGTGCTCTTTCAGTCCCCCAGAGGAGCTATCTTGACTATTTGTATCTGATTCAGTAGTTGAAGCTGATGGAGAGACCTTACCTAGGCCCTCCTCTATATGGACACCAGCAGAAGACATGAAAATGTTCTCAACGCCCCTCTTTTTATCTCTTATCTCTTTACAAGGTCAGAATATCAGCTACTGAACTGATACCAATCTGATCAATATAAGCGTGAGAATGAGAATCTCTTTGGTACTGTTGCTGTATAGACTTTCCTCTAAGAGTTTTATCCTCAAATCTTCCTTATCAAACCAACAAGAAAATAACAaccatttttagaaaaaaatattgaTAATTATCTCATGAAACAAGATGAAAAAGGATTACCAAATCAACTCTGCTTAGTTCCTCCTGCAAACAACACAGACCATAGAAAAGAAAGTACAATAAACAGGCCTCAAGCCCTACTTTTTAAAAAGCTTCCGCAGAAGTTCAAGTTATAAAAACCAGGCTTAGAAAACAATTAGATAAGTGGGCATGGAAGCTTACAATCAAACAAGTCCTAATAATTCATACAACTGTATCAAAACCAACTGCAAGCTCATAATTCAAACAAACGCATGGGTACCCAATACCAAAATAATGGGCAATTATGGTTACAGAATCGGAAAATTCTTCACACCACCAGGCCTACTACCAAGCAGCTCGGCAATGCTACATATACCATTTTCAACTAAACAAAAAGACAGAAAAACTCAAACTCCTTATATAAACAGGCCAAGAAATACAACCCACTTTCCCACACACTGCGTGACAAATCTCCCCATTATCCACTCATGATAATTAGCGGCAAGAAAAAGCCAGAAATACAGCCCCAACAATCATAACACAAACAAAAAAACCAACAATGTGCAAAAACTCATTAATACATTGACATGATTCATACCTTACAAATCCCTCCTTGTGCCAAACTTCTTCACCAAACAAAACAGGCCTTCACTCGCTCCCCTATCCTTGATGCCCAACAAAATTATATGAACAAATGAGAAGGTTGCAATGGACTTAGACCTTCTAGTGTTTCTTCTGCTGTATCACCACCAACCAACTGTATCAGTAATATTATTACTAGGGGCCCTCCATCTCCCAACACAAAAATACACTTCTTTGTTTTCCCTACTCTACTTTCTCACCTCCTCATAAAAATCCCAATTTCCGTTAATAGACAGATATACACAATTCTGAGCGAACTGGACATACGTAGACACTGCTGCAATTTCTAAAAGGCTTTCTTTCATTCGTTGTCTAATAATTCTTGTGCCAAGCCATCGGACGGTGCGTGTTGACCGTGTATTTTTGACGGTGTCGATTGGATCAGGGATTTTTCTATTATTTAACGCTTTCGATGAATATTAAATTAGTTTAGAGGGGGTGAAAAATAGGGAGACAAAAAGGGACAAGCTGGTCCCTTTAGGGAACATCATGAGTTGGGGTGCCGGATGGTGACGGTGACACCTAACCGACCGCCGGGCCGCCCGGCGGTAGCCCCCTTTGCCGGGAAAGCTACCGGATTATCTGCAAGAAATCCCTCTCTTTGTTCCTTCACTCTGTATCTTTCCTAAAACATTTTCCTTGTACTTTTAACCCTTTTTCTTTTACAATTTTATGCACAAATATTATTGGCGATGACCAATGACCACGCTCACCATATTTCTCTAGTGTAAATGGTTGGACCGGGTCAAGTCATCAACTATTCTTAATGCTTGTTTTGCTTATCTCTGCATTATTTTGTCTAGAGATGTGGCAAGTGGGTGACCTCTTTTATTAGCAGCTGCATTATTTGGGGCTAACCGCTCACATGGGTTTCCATGTATTTAATCACATGCTACGAAGGTCATGCGAAACTAGTATAGCCCAGGTCAAAGTTATCAAACATCACATATAATTACAAAATTGGGGGCAATGCAAAGTTTAAGTGGTTTTTCTTAGtgtgttttatttttttctattattaTGATAAATATGTTGAACCTTCACATCCATCTATATCTTCTCTAAAGTTAGTTGTTAGGAATGGGCTAGATCATTTGAGGTTGTATTGTATTCATTTATTTGGTTGTAGAACTTTATGTAAGTATGGTTGCAATTATAGTTGAAGGTGTCAGTGATGTGTTGAAGGGAGTGATGTGTTGAAGGGAAGTTGAGAATGTATTGACATATGAAAGACAAAGCATGGAGGAATTTTGAAATGATATGACTATAATTGAATATATAAATGATATTCTTAAAGTTATGATGTATTGGCTTATGAAAGATAAAGAGGTTCTGAAATAACTGTAGAAATTCATATAAGTTAGTTGGCAATTATAGCATAAGGTATTAATGATGTGTTGAAGGGAAGTTGAAATGTATCGACATATGAAGGGCAAAGTATGGACAAAATTTTAAATGATATGACTATAATTGACCATATAAATGATACGCTTAAAGTAAGCTATGAATGATTCTATAATTGAAGGACAAAGTATAAAATGGCTTTTAGATGACATGCTAATTATATCAAATTTGGCTTTAAATATACGTTTTTTTTAAGTCTTAATAAAGGTAGATGAATCTAAAAGTATGATAATATCTACTATTTAATAAAAATGATATAATTATAATTAAAGTTAATGCTCTAGAATGAAGACAATGGTGATTAAAGTTAATGCTCTAGAATAAAGACAATGGTATTCTTAAATATCTTTTTCCCCTCTAGCATGTATTATCATAAAAAAAAGCATATTTAACAAGCATTTTGGAACGATATCTTAATATAGAACAAAAAACCAACTCCTTGCATCTTAGAAAATAAACCCAATTTGAGGGCTAAGTATAACAATCTACACCACATgtttgaaagacaaaaaaaaagttATATAGGATTGAAATGAAACCTTGCCCATGATTCTTGCAATAATTAGAAACAAATAAATCCCCGCAAGAATATTAAATAGGAGTGAAACAATACATGTTGTTTCCCATTTGCGAGTAGTTAATTTCTACAATATAATTTATCTCATTTAAGTAGTAGATTTCTAATATCTAATATCTTATATTATGTGGATTGGAGAGAAAAATGTTTCAAATCATGTATAGTTAAGAGAAGAATTGGTTGAGATGCTATGTTAGGTAAATCATTcttttttcaattaaattaattccaaataataaattatttatatctTGCTCTAGTTTTTTATACTTATGTGGATGTGAAAATATTAGTGTCTATCCACATCGTATAAACTAGACCAATCACATCACATCAAAAAATCATGTAAACAAAATTTAATGTAAAAGGTATTATCTTATATGGAACATATCCAATTGTTTGATTCATCGTAATTTTAAACCTTGATATTCAAAGGTATAATTTAATAGCGGCAATACAATGTGACTCTTAGAAAAAAACAAACCATAATaactttcaaaaaatacaaagtTATAATGACCACACAAAAGGCCAATTCATTTGTACATGTATATTTTAGATGGAATAAGAGTAGAGATATGGAAACTAAAATTAATGAATATGAACTTGAGCATTAAGGCGTGTTATCATGTTTGTCCCACatattatcatcaatataaaaatTACATGGTCTCAATGGCATTATCCCTATCAAAGTTACACACTTCATCACCTAATCAAAAGCGCTTACAACAAGCAATCTAAATGCACGTGAAGATCCACACTAATGGCTTCAACTATTTGTGCTAACACCAATTCTTCTAGTAAAATCCTTGCTTTGTCACAGTAATTTCTTAATTCATTGAGGAATCtctaaaaaatacataaaatatcatataaaaatatatttaagaaGCATTGCTAAATGAAAATTTTGGGACTCAATCTTGTAGTGTCAAATTTTACTTCAATATCATCCTCTTTGTGTGTGTGATCCTTCTTTACCCAACATTTATAATTGATTTGAGAAATTTTCTAAGTGGTCCTCTAATGTAATATTTTGTCTACGGGTGTTTGTTCAACATTTCTATATCTTAAAACCCTTGGTAATCTACTTGGGGGTTGTTAAATTTGTCTATGATTTGTTTTATACCTTTATCTAGATCTCAAACCTTCACAAGACTTATGCACTCCTACATTAGGTCTCGGGTTCTAAGTTCCCCTAGAACAGTGTTCCTCACTTTATTCTTCTCCTTATCTCCATTAGGTCAATGAATGAACTTGGACCTTCACACCCAATCAGTTGGTGCCATGTTCACTTGGTGACTCATCCCCTACATCCTCTCCTCTCCAAGTGCCTTCCCCATCCCTTGTGGTATTTGATTTCTCTTATTATTAGTTCATGTCATTCCTTGAGCCCCAATTTGATCCAAAGGGGGTGATTTTCTCTAAGTTTTGGTTTTTATTTGTAGGTTCAAAAATATCTTGAACCTTTAACAAAGTTCATAGTTATCCAAAATATTTGACCTAGGGCATGAACAAAGGAGATAGATTGAGAATTTGCTAACAAAAATAAAGTATCAGTGAATTCAATGATTCTTAAACTCACTCATGTGGTtaataaagtgccaaaatcattaaATATAGTTCAAaagcaaatgaacacaaagaaagCTTGTTAGGGAGTCCATAGGTTGCTAAACTCCCCAATCCTCTAACAAAGCTCATTAGGAATTCAAAGTTCAAATAAATGTTGTGATGGTTTATGGTCAAAAAGTTCCAAGGTTCTTAACTCTCCTACCCCACTAAACATGGTTCAAGACATGCCCCTATCTTCACTCTCCTTATGCTCCTTTTCCTTATTGGGTGTAAGCCCCCAAGTGGAATCAAGATCATGGAACCTAGTTCTAATAACCTCGTTCCTCTTAACACTCAAATCCATATTGTGTGATTCCTCCCACATTTCCCCTTATTCCCATTCTTAAATCCTCCTCTAGCTTCAATCCCCacatcatgatctttcttattCTAGGTCCATTCTTAACCCTAATCATAAGTTTCTAGTTGGTGTCTTTTTCCCCTTCCCTCAAACCCCAAATCCTCAAAGGAACGCTTCACCTTGGACCTCTCCTTAACTCCCATGTGTTGATTTTTCCCTAGCACCAAACTCTCCTTACTAGTTCCAAGTCCCATTTCCCTCCCTACTCTCAACTCACTAGGTGCTtaccggaagcattagcaatttaaaattttaataccaaaacccaaaacaataataccggaatagtagttaatccaattaagcataaacaataatcacaaaataaaatccatccacacaacaccaatatttgtacgtggaaaacccggtaaagggaagaaccacagtgggaagcctacccacagttagataatacttttgttgtaagtatgtgaattacaatgaaggggtctgcacttgcagccaatagcctagagcacactgctcatcacaaaaggagtctcactgactacatataaatctagactacaattcaaagaagtgttgaactgcaaaagatagcatctcctatgccaaagtacagttctggttaagctcaataccgaaggactaaatcctcttccataaacccaattcgatctccaatgatcgaccaaatcttcttcctgaatgatattacattattcgcacattacattccttgacca includes:
- the LOC131061568 gene encoding auxin-responsive protein IAA21 — translated: MSSAGVHIEEGLGKVSPSASTTESDTNSQDSSSGGLKEHDYIGLSEVSSSMESSVVSCQDGEENNLNLKETELRLGLPGSLSPPRDSSTELSLLGSLQMRTEAVEEKKLFPIEKQQHSTKEGNPEEKNGQDKYSMQSSGATRNMISPTTKNIVTGAKRGFSEAMEPRNCFSDARNNGGFAVEGKWMFPSAVGGGVVPGSEVELPKANPQGKFLPQMVSTPGTPKGPTSWHTGGLDHSGSPFVSSRPPAGANINGKSVKDGAASIGVKDVAQPKMPQERPRTEPQHGSNKNQMSSANDPGMAPAAKAQVVGWPPIRSFRKNTLAANPKTTDESEGKAGSSVLYVKVSMDGAPYLRKVDLKLYSCYLELSTALEKMFSCFTIGQCGSHGVPGRDGLSESKLMDLLHGSEYVLTYEDKDGDWMLCGDVPWEMFIDSCKRLRIMKGSEAIGLAPRAMEKCKNRN